The following coding sequences lie in one Strix aluco isolate bStrAlu1 chromosome 34, bStrAlu1.hap1, whole genome shotgun sequence genomic window:
- the LOC141917107 gene encoding olfactory receptor 14A16-like: protein MSNGSSITEFLLLAFADTRELQLLHFWLFLGIYLAALLGNGLIITAIACDHHLHTPMYFFLLNLSLLDLGSISTTLPKAIASSLWDTRDISYAGCSAQIFSFLFFIGAEFSLLTIMSYDRYIAICKPLHYGTLLGSRACVHMAAAAWGTGFLNSLLHTVNTFSLPLCKGNAVDQFFCEIPQILKLSCSHSYLREVGFIMVTACLGFGCFVFIVVSYVQIFRAVLRIPSEQGWHKAFSTCLPHLAVVSLFVSTGIVAYLKPPSISSPSLDLVVSFLYSVVSPTVNPLIYSMRNQDLKDALSKLFSWLFLYKLPLTLCK from the coding sequence ATGTCCAacggcagctccatcactgagttcctcctcctggcattcgcagacacacgggagctgcagctcttgcacttctggctcttcctgggaatctacctggctgccctcctgggcaacggcctcatcatcaccgccatcgcctgtgaccaccacctgcacacccccatgtacttcttcctcctcaacctctccctcctcgacctgggctccatctccaccactctccccaaagccattgCCAGTTCCCTCTGGGATACCAGAGACATCTCCTATGCAGGATGTTCTGCccaaatcttttcctttctcttcttcattggagcagagttttctctcctcaccatcatgtcctacgaccgttacattgccatctgcaaacccctgcactacgggaccctcctgggcagcagagcttgtgtccacatggcagcagctgcctggggcactgggttccTCAATTCTCTCCTGCACACTGTGAACACATTTTCACTTCCACTCTGCAAGGGCAATgctgtggaccagttcttctgtgaaatcccccagatcctcaagctctcctgctcacactcctacctcagggaagttgggtTTATCATGGTTACTGCCTGTTTaggttttggatgttttgttttcattgtggtgtcctatgtgcagatcttcagggccgtgctgaggatcccctctgagcagggatggcacaaagccttttccacgtgcctccctcacctggctgtggtctccctgtTTGTCAGCACTGGCATAGTTGCCTACCTGAAGCCcccttccatctcctccccatccctggacctggtggtgtcatttctgtactcagtggtgTCTCCAActgtgaaccccctcatctacagcatgaggaaccaagACCTCAAAGATGCCCTGAGCAAACTGTTTTCATGGCTGTTCCTTTATAAGCTTCCACTCACTCTCTGCAAATGA